From Candidatus Gracilibacteria bacterium:
TCAAATTCAATAAGTGATCAAAACGAGATTGAAAGTGATGAATTAATCATTTCAAGATTGATTCCTTTTCTACGAAAAATATCACTTGTTTGTTTGGACAAAACCATATTAGTAGTTTCTCATGGTGGAACAATAAGAACCTTGCTTATCCTGCTTGGATGGGGAACTTATAAGAATTTAAATGAAGGCTACATCGATAATTTGGCGTACGTGAAATTAGAAAGCGATGGTGTTGATTTTTTTGTTAAGAAAACCTCTAGAATAAAGAAACTTCTTGTATAATCATGATACATATGAAAAAGAATTATCTCCTAAGCCAACCCATTCTTTTAGAGATAAAAAAGGCAAAAAATATCCTGATCAATATTCACCGTAATCCCGATCTTGATTCGATTGGATCGGCGACTGCCCTT
This genomic window contains:
- a CDS encoding histidine phosphatase family protein — protein: MKNTYCTIYLVRHGETEWNVKKLIQGQKDIPLNEKGKKQAEKLAGKLKIIKSTALRERYFGKFQGELFGDNQNKSILELINRLKSNSISDQNEIESDELIISRLIPFLRKISLVCLDKTILVVSHGGTIRTLLILLGWGTYKNLNEGYIDNLAYVKLESDGVDFFVKKTSRIKKLLV